GATCCCCGGCTGTTCGTTCAGCGCCTTGGCTATGACTGTGTGCATCCCGTCGGGATAGACGCGGGAAGCCTGGTGCGAGGGGTTCTTCTCGTGACGGAATTCGCCCCACACTGTGACCCTGATGTCGCTCATTGGGTTTGTCCTTTCGTCTTTTGGTGAACTCTCAACGGGGAGTTCGCGCGAACGCGGACGTTTCCTGCGAAAACCGCGGGGCGTTCGCAAGTCTGGGGCAGAGCGATGGCCGCTCTGTGCCTGCGCAGGCGCTTCCTCTGCCTCCGTGCTTCCGGACCGGCGCGGGAGAACACATATGTGAGCCCCTGCTTTAGGGCTCCACGCGGCCGCCCAGCACTCCGGCCAGGAAGTGTTCTGCTTCCCGGTAAAAGATCAGGCGGTTCTCCGGCCGCGCGAAGCCGTGGCCCTCGTCCTCGAAAAGCAGATACTTCACATCGATGCCGCGTGCCCGCATCGCCTCCACGATCTGATCCGCCTCGGCCTTAGGGACGCGTGGGTCGTTCGCCCCCTGCGCGATCATCAGGGGGTTCTTGATGTTGTGAATGTGGAACAGGGGGGATCGGGACTTCAGGAACTCTTCGTCCGTATCTGCGTTGCCCACCCGAAGATCCAGTTGGGCGCGGAAGGGCTCCCAGTAGGGCGGGATGCTTCGGTACCACGAGACCAGATTGCTGATACCCACCCCGGCCACTCCCACAGCGAACACGTCGGGCGTGAAGGTCATTCCCACCATGGTGGCATATCCGCCATAGGACCATCCGAAGATCCCCACCCGCGCGGGATCGGCGATGCCTTCGTCTATGGCCCACTGCACGGCGTCTATCAGGTCGTCGTGCATCTTGCCGCCCCATTCCCGGTTGGCGGCGTTGACGAATGCCTTGCCGAATCCCGTTGAGCCGCGGTAGTTCACCTGCAGGCAGGCATATCCCCGGTTGGCCAGCCACTGTGCTTCCGGGTCCAGACTCCAGTAGTCCCGCGCCCAGGGTCCCCCGTGGACATTCAGCACCAATGGCAACCCCTTCGGCTCCACCCCTTCCGGCAGGGTCAGATAGCAGACCATGGTCAGGCCGTCCCGGGTGGTGATCTCCACGGGCTTCATCGGGGCAAGGTGGGCTTCTTCCAGAGCGCGGTTCTGGCTGAACAGATACCGGCCTTCGCCGGAGGTCCGGTCGAACAGGTAATACTTCACCGGGTCAATGTCGGAGCTGAAAGCGACGATCCAGAGCCTGTCTTCCAGGTCGCGCGAGACAACGTCGGCTTCGCCGTGGCCGAGCGATGCTGCTCTGGTGAAGTCCCGCTCAAAGTCGGGGTCCAGGAACTGCCACTCGCGCCTCGCCCGTGTGAACGGCACCGCCTGCACGTGATGCTTCGTGGGGTGCACCACAGCGCCACCCTCGTAGTCCACATCAGGCCGCGAGGCGAGCACCTTCTGCTCTCCGGTCTTAAGGTCCATGGTCAGGAGGCGGCTGGTGTTGGAGTCCAGGCTGCTGACGATGTAGAGCCCGCGCTCATCGGGCGTAACTCCCAGGGCGCCGATGGACTCACCGAATGGAGCGGATAGCAGTGTGCGCCACTCTGCACCTTCCAGGACGCGGATCTCCGTGCCCCCGTCTTGCCTCTGAGCCGATCCGCCGATCACGTTCAGATGCCAGTCCACGTCCCAGCCAACAATGTCCCCGGGGTTCTCCACCACCAACTCGCATTCCCCTGTATCCAGGCGCACCCGGTAGACGTCGTGAAGATGGGGATCCTCACGGTTCAGGGCCACCAGCATTTCATCCGGCCGCTCCGGCTCCACGGCCAGCGGATGCGCCTGCACGTTCTCGAATGGAGTCAGATCGCGGACTTCTTCCGTCTGCAGATTCACCGCATAGACGTGCCAGTTCTCGTCACCGTCCCTGTCCTGCAGATACAGAAGGTGCTTTCCGTCGTACGCCCAGAAAAAGACCCGGATGCCGCGGTGCGTATCGTGCGTCAAAGGGCGGTCGTCTCCGCCCTCTAAGGAGCGCACCCATACGTTCAACACACCGTCCAGCGGAGCGATGTAGCCGATACGTGTTCCATCCGGTGACAGCCGGACGTTCATCCGGTCCGGATTCCCGAACAGTACCTCACGAGGGATGATGGGGGGAAGAGGCATTTTCCTTCTCCAGTTACGTTCCTACACGTTATCCTTCGGGTCAGCAGCCGCCGATCGTTCCGTGTTACTCTGTGGCCGGATGTCTCTGAATCTTTACGGGTTCCGGGAGTCCTGCTATTTCCGGGTGGCCCGTCACCAGTATGGCGTTGCGCTCCTGTGCCACGGCTACCGCGAACGCATCCGTGTAAGATAGTCTGTTGCGGGACTTTATCCGCGCCGCGGCGACTACCTGAGGCTCTGTCACTCCGATGATCTCGACCGGAATGGCGCGCAGGCGATCCAGTGTTGCCTCGGCCTGTTCCCAGCCTGTCCTCCGTGCCAGGCTGTACAGGACTTCTCCCGCATTGATCAGGCTCATGCAGCAGCGCGCACGGGACTCCTCGGCATCTACCAGGATGGATTCCACCGCCGAGGCCGCAGGTTCATCTTTCAGGTAGGCCAGCACAGCCCAGGAGTCAAGAAGATATACGGGCGTCTCGCTCGCGCTCAATGCGGCGCTCCTCCTTCAGGTCCTCAAGCAGCGGCAGATCCCGGAATGCTCCCCGGAGGCTGCGCGCGATGCTGCCTTCCAGCGGATCAATGACCAGTCTGCTTCCTTCGCGGCGGATGGCGAGCCGCTGCCCGGGCCGGATTCCCAGTTCGCGCCGCAGCTTCGCCGGGATGACCAGTTGTCCCTTGGCTGTCGTCTTCACGATCATCGTCTTACGCCTGTAAGAGGTATACCACCTCCCGCCAAAAGGTAGGCATCACTTCGCGATGTCCTACTCTCCGATGATCTTGACCACCACTCGCTTGCGCCGTTGCCCGTCGAACTCCGCGTAGAAGATGGTCTGCCACGGGCCAAGGTCCAGCTTGCCTTCGGTCACAGGGATGATGACCTGATGATGCGTCAGCAGGTTCTTAAGATGAGCATCGCCGTTCGTCTCGCCGGTCCGATGGTGCCTGTAGTCTGCGCGGAACGGCGCAAGCTCCTCCAGGAAGTCCATGGCATCCTGCAGAATGCCGGATTCATTGTCGTTCACCCAGACTCCGGCGGTGATGTGCATCGCCGAGACCAGCATGAATCCCTCGCGGATGCCGGACTCCTTCAGAATCCGCTCGCACTCGGCCGTAATGTTCACGAACTCCTTCTGCCTGCGGGTGTTGAACCAGAGATACTCCGTGTGCGACTTCAATGCGCTTGGCTCCTTTCTGCCTCAGTATTACTGCCAACAGGGCTTTGTACCCCCGGCGCGGCTTGCCCTGCACCTCTGCCTATTCCGCAGCTATCCGGGCGCAAGGTTCAGGCGCAGTGGCCTGCCCGCCCGGGCAGACAAAGAGCGATGCGGGGTAAACTGCCTGCGGGAGGTCCGGGGGTGAAGATGGACATCATTCTTTCAGGCGGCGTTATCGTGGATGGCACCGGACGTCCGGGCTTCCAGGGCGATGTGCGAGTTTCGGGAGACAGCATCGCGTGGGTGGGAGAGGGGTCGCGAGAGGGCGCCGAGACCGTAGACGTCTCCGGCCACGTCGTCTGCCCCGGGTTCGTGGATTTCCATGCACACACGGATATGACTGCCCTCGTCAACCCGACGGTTGAGAGCAAACTTGCCCAGGGCGTCACGCTGGAAGTCAACGGCAACTGCGGCTTTTCGGATGCTCCCATCCTGAACGAAGAGGCCCGGGAGCGCGCCCGGCGGGCCTTTGAGCGGCTGGGATCCGAGCTGAGCTGGAGCCATTTCGGCGAAATGCTGGACGTGCTTGAGCGCTCTGGGGTGGCCGTGAACGTCTGTTCGCTTGTGGGACACGCAAACGTTCGGCGCGAGGTGGTGGGATCCGAGGACCGGCCGGCCACGCCCGACGAGCTGAAACGGATGAGCGGCCTTGTGTCCCGCGCGATGGATGAGGGGGCCGTCGGGCTTTCCAGCGGACTGATCTATCCCCCCAGCTGTTACGGCTCAACCGAGGAGCTCGCCTGCCTATCGCGGATCGTGGCCAGGCGGGGAGGGCTCTACGCCACTCACATGCGCAGCGAGTCGGACAACCTGCTCGATAGCGTCCGCGAGGCCATCGCTGTCGGAGAGCAATCGGGCGCGCCTGTGCAGATCTCCCATCTTAAAGCCTGTGGAAGGTCCAACCACGGCAAGGCGGTCCGCGCGCTGGAGATGATCCACGAGGCACGGGAAAGGGGCTTGGACATCACGGCCGACCAGTACCCCTACACAGCGACGTGCACCGGGCTGGATACGCTCATCCCGTCCTGGGCGCACTCCGGCGGGCCGACGGCAATGCACGAGCGCCTGGCCGACACCAGTGTCCGGGCTCGCATCCGGGATGAGATCTCCCAGAGCCTGGAGGGAGGCTACTGGCGCGACAGCGGGGGGCTGGAGTCCATTGTCATATCGTCCGTCACGGAAGAGCGCAACCGCTGGGCGGAGGGCCTGACCGCCGCGGAAGTGGCCTCGCGTATCGGTGGGGATCCGGTGGATGCCTTGCTGGATCTTCTGGTGGACGAGGACTTCGGTGTGGGGATGGTCCACTTCTCCCTGTCCGAGACCGATGTGGAAGCCGTAATGCGCACTTCCTGGACGCTGTTCGGATCGGACGCCACCGCCCGGGCGTGCTCCGGACCCATGGGTCGCGGGAAGCCCCATCCGCGCGCGTTCGGGACCTTCCCGCGCGTTCTTGCGCATTATGTCCGGGAGCGACGCATTTTGAGCCTCGAGGAGGCGATCCGCAAGATGACCTCGCTTGCCACGGAGAGGCTCGGCATCCGCGACCGGGGACGTGTTGCGCCGGGGATGAAGGCCGATATCGTGGTCTTTCATCCGCAAAACGTGCGCGATACCGCCACATTTGCCGACCCGCAGCGGCTGCCGGAAGGCATTCTGCACGTGCTGGTCAATGGACGCTTCGCCCTTAGGGATGGCAAAATCACAGGCGAGACCCCGGGACGGGTGCTGAGAGGCGCCGCCTGAGAATCCCCGGAGGCTGCTCCACCGGGCGGCCCAGGAGGTATGAAGATGAATACAGAGCGCCGTAGTCTTGTCGTCTTCGTTTTGATAGCGCTTGTGCTGGTGGTGGGCGCGGTATGGGTGGGCCAGTGGCTGGCGGCCGGTGGTCCGACGAAGGCTGTCGCGAAGCCGGGGCAGATCGCGTTCATCAGCGACCGGGACGGCACTGCGGATGTGTGGCTGATGAACGAGGACGGTTCGGACCCGGTCCGGCTGGCGGTTTTCCCAGGCGAGGAGCGCGAAACCGCCTTTTCGCCTGACGGCGACTGGATCTACTTTACCGGTCAGATTGAAAGCCAGGAATACCAGCTCGGCAAGGTTCGCCCGAACGGTCGGGCGAAGGGCAGGCTGCTGGCAACCAGCGGCGCGCAGACAAACATATCGGTCTGTTTCGGCACGCGCCGAGTCTACTACATCAGCAACTCACAAGTTTTCAGCTGCAGTACAACGGGAACCGACCCGGTGCGGATGCTTCCATCGCGAGGTGACGAATCGCTTGATCCCGCTCAGCTGCGGGATATGCAGGGAGACCCGCCGCCCACCCGCCGGTATTCCTATGCCGTCGTCTCGCCGCGCAACGACTGGATCGCCGCCGTGTCGCAGGGCTACGATTTCCAGCGCGCCTATCTCTCCCTGGGCCAGGACAGAGTCACGGCCACACTTCTGGACGGCCGCGGCGAGAAAGTTGTGGCCGACGAGTGCTCGTTCGGCTGGTCGGCGGATGGCCGACGGCTCGCGCTGGCCACCGGCGGACCTCCCGGTTACGCCATGCTCGCCGTCTACGAACCCGACCCCGCGCGTTTGCCAGAAGGCGTGCCGAATATCGCGCCGGCGCGGGTGCTGCTGGAAAGCAGAGACAATCGCTTTGCGA
The sequence above is drawn from the Armatimonadota bacterium genome and encodes:
- a CDS encoding peptidase S9, which encodes MPLPPIIPREVLFGNPDRMNVRLSPDGTRIGYIAPLDGVLNVWVRSLEGGDDRPLTHDTHRGIRVFFWAYDGKHLLYLQDRDGDENWHVYAVNLQTEEVRDLTPFENVQAHPLAVEPERPDEMLVALNREDPHLHDVYRVRLDTGECELVVENPGDIVGWDVDWHLNVIGGSAQRQDGGTEIRVLEGAEWRTLLSAPFGESIGALGVTPDERGLYIVSSLDSNTSRLLTMDLKTGEQKVLASRPDVDYEGGAVVHPTKHHVQAVPFTRARREWQFLDPDFERDFTRAASLGHGEADVVSRDLEDRLWIVAFSSDIDPVKYYLFDRTSGEGRYLFSQNRALEEAHLAPMKPVEITTRDGLTMVCYLTLPEGVEPKGLPLVLNVHGGPWARDYWSLDPEAQWLANRGYACLQVNYRGSTGFGKAFVNAANREWGGKMHDDLIDAVQWAIDEGIADPARVGIFGWSYGGYATMVGMTFTPDVFAVGVAGVGISNLVSWYRSIPPYWEPFRAQLDLRVGNADTDEEFLKSRSPLFHIHNIKNPLMIAQGANDPRVPKAEADQIVEAMRARGIDVKYLLFEDEGHGFARPENRLIFYREAEHFLAGVLGGRVEP
- a CDS encoding aminoacylase, encoding MDIILSGGVIVDGTGRPGFQGDVRVSGDSIAWVGEGSREGAETVDVSGHVVCPGFVDFHAHTDMTALVNPTVESKLAQGVTLEVNGNCGFSDAPILNEEARERARRAFERLGSELSWSHFGEMLDVLERSGVAVNVCSLVGHANVRREVVGSEDRPATPDELKRMSGLVSRAMDEGAVGLSSGLIYPPSCYGSTEELACLSRIVARRGGLYATHMRSESDNLLDSVREAIAVGEQSGAPVQISHLKACGRSNHGKAVRALEMIHEARERGLDITADQYPYTATCTGLDTLIPSWAHSGGPTAMHERLADTSVRARIRDEISQSLEGGYWRDSGGLESIVISSVTEERNRWAEGLTAAEVASRIGGDPVDALLDLLVDEDFGVGMVHFSLSETDVEAVMRTSWTLFGSDATARACSGPMGRGKPHPRAFGTFPRVLAHYVRERRILSLEEAIRKMTSLATERLGIRDRGRVAPGMKADIVVFHPQNVRDTATFADPQRLPEGILHVLVNGRFALRDGKITGETPGRVLRGAA